A single Pan troglodytes isolate AG18354 chromosome 19, NHGRI_mPanTro3-v2.0_pri, whole genome shotgun sequence DNA region contains:
- the EIF1 gene encoding eukaryotic translation initiation factor 1, whose amino-acid sequence MSAIQNLHSFDPFADASKGDDLLPAGTEDYIHIRIQQRNGRKTLTTVQGIADDYDKKKLVKAFKKKFACNGTVIEHPEYGEVIQLQGDQRKNICQFLVEIGLAKDDQLKVHGF is encoded by the exons ATGTCCGCTATCCAGAACCTCCACTCTTTCG accCCTTTGCTGATGCAAGTAAGGGTGATGACCTGCTTCCTGCTGGCACTGAGGATTATATCCATATAAGAATTCAACAGAGAAACGGCAGGAAGACCCTTACTACTGTCCAAGGGATCGCTGATGATTACGATAAAAAGAAACTAGTGAAGGCGTTTAAGAAA AAGTTTGCCTGCAATGGTACTGTAATTGAGCATCCGGAATATGGAGAAGTAATTCAGCTACAGGGTGACCAACGCAAGAACATATGCCAGTTCCTCGTAGAG ATTGGACTGGCTAAGGACGATCAGCTGAAGGTTCATGGGTTTTAA